Proteins from a genomic interval of Solidesulfovibrio sp.:
- a CDS encoding glycosyltransferase, whose translation MISVVMPVRNAAASLPAALDSLFAQTLGDFEIVAVDDGSTDGGATRAVLRAHARRDARLRVLDRPHGGIVAALTAGLAAARGDAIARMDADDVCHPRRLERQAAFLDAHPEVGLVSCLAAFGGDPEAARGYKAHLDWANGLVTPGDIRLGLFRESPLPHPTVMFRAELPGRLGGYRQGPFPEDYELWLRWSEAGVAMAKLPEALVVWNDPPGRLSRTDPRYDPEAFHRIKAGYLARQLARINPHHPTILVAGAGRITRRRAEHLLAHGVAITAWLDIDPRKVGKVVAGRPVLALSEVPPPSACFVVPYVASRGATEDIAAFLTRRGFVLGRSFLPAA comes from the coding sequence ATGATTTCCGTGGTCATGCCGGTGCGAAACGCCGCCGCCAGCCTGCCGGCCGCCCTGGACAGCCTGTTCGCCCAGACGCTGGGCGATTTCGAAATCGTGGCCGTCGATGACGGCTCCACCGACGGCGGGGCGACCCGGGCGGTGCTGCGCGCCCACGCCCGGCGCGACGCCCGCCTGCGCGTCCTCGACAGGCCTCACGGCGGCATCGTGGCGGCCTTGACGGCCGGGCTCGCCGCCGCCCGGGGCGACGCCATCGCCCGCATGGACGCCGACGACGTCTGCCACCCCCGGCGCCTGGAACGCCAGGCGGCCTTTCTCGACGCCCATCCCGAGGTCGGCCTGGTGTCCTGCCTGGCCGCCTTCGGCGGCGACCCCGAGGCGGCCCGGGGCTACAAGGCCCATCTCGACTGGGCCAACGGCCTCGTCACGCCCGGGGACATCCGCCTGGGCCTTTTTCGCGAATCCCCCCTGCCCCATCCCACGGTGATGTTCCGGGCCGAACTGCCGGGGCGGCTGGGCGGCTACCGCCAGGGGCCGTTTCCCGAGGACTACGAGTTGTGGCTGCGCTGGAGCGAGGCCGGCGTGGCCATGGCCAAGCTGCCCGAGGCCCTGGTCGTCTGGAACGATCCGCCGGGGCGGCTGTCCCGCACCGACCCGCGCTACGACCCCGAGGCCTTCCACCGGATAAAAGCCGGCTACCTGGCCCGCCAGCTGGCCCGCATCAACCCCCATCACCCCACGATCCTCGTGGCCGGGGCCGGGCGCATCACCCGGCGGCGGGCCGAACACCTGCTCGCTCATGGCGTGGCCATCACGGCCTGGCTCGACATCGATCCCCGGAAAGTGGGCAAGGTCGTGGCCGGCCGGCCCGTGCTGGCCCTGTCCGAGGTGCCGCCGCCGTCGGCCTGCTTTGTCGTGCCCTATGTGGCCAGCCGCGGGGCGACGGAAGACATCGCCGCGTTCCTGACGCGGCGCGGCTTCGTCCTGGGCCGGTCCTTTCTGCCGGCCGCCTGA
- a CDS encoding HupE/UreJ family protein, with the protein MKRRVCLPALFLLLALAGPALAHETRPAYLELREAAPGRYDVLWRTPLYEGLRLPFDLRLPEGTRPLAAPRTVDLPDWHLETWRVEAEGGLEGKKILFRGHDATTAGVVVRLIPLDGPPRTLVVPPSRDAAVLGGAPAGFVDFLCSGLRHILYGIDHLLFILGLLCLVSGWRALFATVTAFTVAHSLTLAAASFGLVTVPVAAVNAVVALSILFLGPEIVRRRRGEASLTVRWPWLAAFAFGLLHGFGFAGSLTGLGLSSRELVPALLGFNCGVEMGQLGFACLLLGLGATLARLDFHLPPWAGLVPAYVVGTAGAYLTLARTAVFWGR; encoded by the coding sequence ATGAAACGGCGCGTCTGCCTGCCCGCGCTTTTCCTGCTGCTCGCCCTGGCCGGCCCGGCCCTGGCCCACGAGACGCGGCCGGCCTACCTGGAGCTGCGCGAGGCCGCCCCGGGGCGCTACGACGTCCTGTGGCGCACGCCGCTCTACGAAGGCCTGCGCCTACCCTTCGACCTGCGCCTGCCCGAGGGGACGCGCCCGCTTGCCGCGCCGCGCACCGTCGACTTGCCGGACTGGCACCTGGAGACCTGGCGAGTGGAAGCCGAGGGCGGGCTGGAAGGCAAAAAAATCCTCTTTCGCGGCCACGACGCCACCACGGCCGGCGTGGTGGTGCGCCTGATCCCGCTCGATGGGCCGCCCCGGACCCTGGTCGTGCCGCCCAGCCGCGACGCGGCCGTCCTTGGCGGCGCGCCGGCCGGTTTCGTCGATTTCCTGTGTTCCGGCCTGCGTCATATCCTCTACGGCATCGACCATCTGCTCTTCATCCTGGGGCTTTTGTGCCTCGTGTCGGGCTGGCGGGCGCTTTTCGCCACGGTCACGGCCTTCACCGTGGCCCACAGCCTGACCCTGGCCGCCGCCAGCTTCGGCCTGGTCACGGTGCCGGTTGCGGCGGTCAACGCCGTGGTGGCCTTGAGCATCCTGTTTCTGGGGCCGGAGATCGTGCGCCGCCGCCGGGGGGAGGCGAGCCTGACCGTGCGCTGGCCGTGGCTGGCCGCCTTCGCTTTCGGGCTGCTCCACGGGTTCGGTTTCGCCGGCTCCCTGACGGGCCTTGGGCTTTCGTCCCGGGAACTCGTCCCGGCGCTTCTCGGGTTCAATTGCGGCGTGGAAATGGGCCAGCTCGGCTTCGCCTGCCTGCTGCTGGGCCTTGGGGCGACGCTGGCGCGCCTGGACTTTCACCTGCCGCCCTGGGCGGGGCTGGTCCCGGCCTACGTCGTGGGCACGGCCGGGGCCTATCTGACCCTGGCCCGCACGGCCGTTTTTTGGGGGAGGTGA
- a CDS encoding DUF459 domain-containing protein, with protein sequence MRPVAASLCAVLLAATLGLLPACVKTAGQPEQRPEARSEPAPSAAEAEVKPVPEPAPPAAAPPANLALDVPPAAPSAPAASPEELTKKTLEPKPVQAAALPQPKSEPATPPPAEAKTKAEDAAAATAEASPGRKAAETPSPGATRAQAPSVAVVGDSLAVGVGMTMAQRLEGGHGLGCQPLGKVSTGLINKKFFDWEKKLSELVAKEKLAAVVVVMGGNDANNAIGGKQPGSPQWAEAYRAKAESFLRIASGAGVKVVWVGLPAMRDAAYNGRVGAVNAAAKEACAAVGGCAYLEASALFTDASGNYVQAKDIGGKHVSLRAKDGVHMTMTGYDLLCGQVLEKLSATGALPAGQ encoded by the coding sequence ATGCGACCCGTAGCAGCCAGTCTGTGTGCCGTCCTGCTCGCCGCGACCCTCGGCCTGTTGCCGGCCTGCGTCAAAACGGCCGGCCAGCCCGAACAACGCCCCGAGGCCCGGTCCGAGCCGGCCCCAAGCGCCGCCGAGGCCGAGGTCAAGCCCGTTCCCGAACCCGCCCCGCCGGCCGCCGCCCCGCCGGCCAACCTGGCCCTGGACGTCCCGCCGGCCGCGCCGTCGGCGCCTGCGGCCTCGCCCGAGGAATTGACGAAAAAAACCCTGGAGCCCAAGCCCGTCCAGGCCGCCGCCCTGCCCCAGCCCAAAAGCGAGCCGGCCACCCCGCCGCCGGCCGAGGCGAAAACCAAGGCCGAGGACGCCGCCGCGGCCACGGCCGAAGCCTCTCCCGGGCGCAAGGCCGCCGAAACCCCGTCACCTGGCGCAACGCGGGCCCAGGCCCCGTCCGTGGCCGTGGTGGGCGATTCCCTGGCCGTGGGCGTGGGCATGACCATGGCCCAGCGCCTGGAGGGGGGCCACGGCCTGGGCTGCCAGCCCCTGGGCAAGGTGTCCACGGGGCTGATCAACAAGAAGTTCTTCGACTGGGAGAAAAAGCTGTCCGAACTGGTGGCCAAGGAAAAGCTGGCCGCCGTGGTGGTGGTCATGGGCGGCAACGACGCCAACAACGCCATCGGCGGCAAGCAGCCGGGCAGCCCGCAATGGGCCGAGGCCTACCGCGCCAAGGCCGAGAGCTTTTTGCGCATCGCCTCGGGCGCCGGGGTCAAGGTCGTCTGGGTGGGGCTGCCGGCCATGCGCGACGCCGCCTACAACGGCCGGGTCGGCGCGGTCAACGCCGCGGCCAAGGAGGCCTGCGCCGCGGTCGGCGGCTGCGCCTACCTGGAGGCCTCGGCCCTTTTCACCGACGCCTCGGGCAACTACGTCCAGGCCAAGGACATCGGCGGCAAGCACGTGTCGCTTCGGGCCAAGGACGGCGTGCACATGACCATGACCGGCTACGACCTGCTGTGCGGACAGGTGCTCGAAAAGCTCTCGGCCACGGGCGCCCTGCCGGCCGGGCAATGA
- a CDS encoding NAD(P)-dependent oxidoreductase: MATKIGFLGLGIMGTAMSRNCLKAGYDVMVWNRSKEPVAALAAAGARVAATPAEAAAYGEVVIVMLTGPEACQAVLFGPHGAAESLGPGKVVVNMSTISPAYARQAAAGVRATGADYLDAPVSGSKKPAEEGTLVILAGGEEATITAVEPVLLAMGKKVARCGEAGMGSTMKITVNVLLGALAEGLAETVRLGEALGISRDALLDVILAGPMANELYRLKAPMLRSDTYPPQFPAKHMAKDLRFAKEAAAAAGAVAPTLAVLTALYDKLVDTGLGDADFASVIKALA, translated from the coding sequence ATGGCGACGAAAATCGGATTTCTGGGACTGGGCATCATGGGAACGGCCATGTCGCGCAACTGCCTCAAGGCGGGGTACGACGTCATGGTCTGGAACCGCTCCAAGGAGCCTGTGGCGGCGCTGGCCGCAGCCGGGGCCCGGGTCGCGGCCACGCCGGCCGAGGCCGCCGCCTACGGCGAGGTGGTCATCGTCATGCTGACCGGTCCCGAAGCCTGCCAGGCCGTGCTGTTCGGCCCGCACGGCGCGGCCGAAAGCCTCGGCCCCGGCAAAGTCGTGGTCAACATGAGCACCATTTCCCCGGCCTACGCCCGCCAGGCGGCGGCAGGCGTGCGGGCCACGGGCGCGGACTACCTGGACGCGCCGGTTTCGGGCTCCAAGAAGCCGGCCGAGGAAGGCACCCTCGTCATCCTGGCCGGCGGCGAGGAGGCGACCATCACCGCCGTGGAGCCGGTGCTCCTGGCCATGGGCAAGAAAGTGGCCCGTTGCGGCGAGGCCGGCATGGGCTCGACCATGAAGATCACGGTCAACGTGCTGCTCGGGGCCCTGGCCGAGGGCCTGGCCGAGACGGTGCGCCTGGGCGAGGCCCTGGGCATTTCGCGCGACGCCCTCCTGGACGTGATCCTGGCCGGCCCCATGGCCAACGAACTCTATCGCCTCAAGGCCCCCATGCTGCGCTCCGACACCTACCCGCCCCAGTTCCCGGCCAAGCACATGGCCAAGGACCTGCGCTTCGCCAAGGAAGCGGCCGCGGCGGCCGGGGCGGTCGCGCCCACCCTGGCCGTGCTGACGGCGCTGTACGACAAGCTCGTGGACACCGGCCTTGGCGACGCGGATTTCGCCTCCGTCATCAAGGCCCTCGCCTGA
- a CDS encoding peptidylprolyl isomerase, producing the protein MRRAPLATPGSTPSLLARLLREPLLHFLVLGLALFVLADWRARPASGPDAARRIELSADDLRQLSGLWRSQWNRDPGPEELARLVDDQVREEVAFREALAAGLDRQDILVRRRLVERMNSLWASAGEAGEPTEAALRDWYAARAGQFAPPREATFATLYFSDRLRGGKAKEEAILARDALAGKSDGQGDVQGLGDVTELPPRAEAMSPDEAAGLYGPELAEALGRLPAGSWQGPVAVAGGYALVFVEARTPGKALPFEAARDQALDAWRRERREESRQRAYAAARARYAVALPDTAPGAP; encoded by the coding sequence ATGCGCCGCGCTCCTTTGGCGACCCCCGGTTCGACGCCCTCCCTGCTCGCCCGTTTGTTGCGCGAGCCGCTCCTGCATTTCCTGGTGCTCGGCCTGGCCCTGTTCGTCCTGGCCGACTGGCGCGCGAGACCGGCGTCCGGCCCGGACGCGGCCCGGCGCATCGAACTCTCCGCCGACGACCTGCGCCAGCTGTCCGGGCTGTGGCGCAGCCAGTGGAACCGCGACCCCGGCCCCGAGGAGCTCGCGCGCCTGGTCGACGACCAGGTGCGCGAGGAGGTCGCCTTTCGCGAGGCCCTGGCCGCCGGCCTGGACCGCCAGGACATCCTGGTGCGCCGCCGGCTGGTGGAGCGCATGAACTCCCTCTGGGCCAGCGCCGGGGAGGCGGGGGAGCCGACCGAGGCCGCGTTGCGGGACTGGTACGCCGCCCGGGCCGGACAGTTCGCCCCGCCAAGGGAGGCGACCTTTGCCACGCTTTATTTTTCCGACCGGCTGCGCGGCGGCAAGGCCAAGGAAGAGGCCATCCTGGCCCGCGACGCCCTGGCCGGCAAATCCGACGGCCAGGGCGATGTCCAGGGCCTGGGCGATGTCACGGAATTGCCTCCCCGGGCCGAAGCCATGAGCCCGGACGAGGCGGCCGGCCTCTACGGCCCGGAACTGGCCGAGGCCCTGGGCCGGCTGCCCGCCGGTTCCTGGCAGGGGCCGGTGGCGGTCGCCGGCGGCTATGCCCTGGTTTTTGTCGAGGCCCGTACGCCCGGCAAGGCCTTGCCCTTCGAGGCGGCACGGGACCAGGCCCTGGACGCCTGGCGCCGGGAGCGCCGGGAGGAGAGCCGGCAGCGGGCCTACGCCGCCGCCCGGGCGCGCTACGCCGTGGCCCTGCCGGATACGGCCCCGGGCGCGCCATGA
- a CDS encoding HupE/UreJ family protein, producing the protein MASPRRILATGFFTLLATLAAAPARAHLVSAAVGDFYAGLLHPLTSAEHLLPMLALALLAGQCGKAASRAAIVLFPLALAAGILAGSGFPAPRASFYADALGTVGLGFAVMAAPRLGHGRPVAAVAALVMGLVLGWRGGGDFAASPAGWRFVPGVAATGLAVVAVVAAWLPRLAGGRTGAIRLAVGTIVGGAGLAMGLGLLGGAPVAAGLPRLPGEKELEALAGAAGRSPGLMAAALFGAFAWGAGHALTPGHGKALIGAYLVGSRGSPAQALALGAIVTLTHTLGVFLLGGAAWLASGSLDQGRLAPWLSLASGLGVAMIGGALCLSRWRGLGRGGAVPHSHGGLVHSHGGPAHGHGGRPLAHGHGGAGHDPAGAGWRSLAALGVSGGLVPCPGALVLLLGAVAVGRVGFGLLLVAAFSLGLALVLTAVGLLFLKGARFLEAVPSLGRAARLLPLVAALAVTGLGLVLTVQAATGLVGR; encoded by the coding sequence ATGGCCAGCCCGCGCCGCATCCTGGCCACCGGTTTTTTCACGCTCCTCGCCACCCTTGCCGCCGCGCCGGCCAGGGCCCACCTGGTCAGCGCCGCAGTGGGGGATTTCTACGCCGGCCTGCTCCATCCCCTGACCTCGGCCGAGCACCTGCTCCCCATGCTGGCCCTGGCCCTTCTGGCCGGCCAGTGCGGCAAGGCCGCCTCCCGGGCGGCCATCGTCCTTTTCCCCTTGGCCCTGGCGGCCGGCATCCTGGCCGGTTCGGGCTTCCCCGCGCCTCGGGCCTCGTTTTACGCCGACGCCCTGGGCACGGTGGGCCTTGGCTTCGCTGTCATGGCCGCGCCGCGCCTGGGCCATGGCCGGCCGGTCGCGGCCGTGGCCGCCCTGGTCATGGGGCTTGTGCTGGGCTGGCGCGGCGGCGGGGATTTCGCCGCTTCCCCGGCCGGCTGGCGATTCGTTCCCGGTGTGGCGGCCACGGGCCTGGCCGTCGTGGCCGTGGTCGCGGCCTGGCTGCCCCGGCTGGCCGGCGGCCGGACGGGCGCCATCCGCCTGGCCGTGGGCACCATCGTCGGCGGCGCCGGGCTCGCCATGGGCCTTGGGCTGCTCGGCGGCGCGCCGGTTGCGGCCGGGCTGCCCCGGCTGCCGGGCGAAAAGGAGCTCGAGGCCCTGGCCGGCGCGGCCGGTCGGAGCCCGGGGCTGATGGCGGCCGCGCTGTTCGGGGCCTTTGCCTGGGGCGCGGGCCACGCCCTGACCCCGGGGCATGGCAAGGCGCTGATCGGCGCCTACCTGGTCGGTTCGCGGGGCAGCCCGGCCCAGGCCTTGGCCCTTGGCGCCATCGTCACCCTGACCCACACCCTGGGCGTGTTTCTCTTGGGCGGCGCGGCCTGGCTGGCCTCGGGCAGCCTGGACCAGGGGCGCCTGGCCCCCTGGCTGTCCCTGGCTTCGGGGCTCGGTGTCGCGATGATCGGCGGGGCGCTTTGCCTGTCGCGCTGGCGCGGGCTCGGCCGGGGAGGCGCCGTGCCGCACAGCCACGGCGGCCTCGTCCACAGCCACGGCGGTCCGGCCCATGGCCATGGCGGCCGGCCCCTGGCCCACGGCCACGGGGGCGCCGGCCACGACCCGGCCGGGGCGGGCTGGCGCTCGCTTGCCGCCCTGGGCGTTTCGGGCGGGCTGGTGCCGTGCCCCGGGGCGTTGGTCCTGCTGCTGGGGGCCGTGGCCGTGGGCCGCGTCGGCTTCGGCTTGCTCCTGGTCGCGGCCTTCAGCCTGGGCCTGGCCCTGGTGCTGACGGCGGTGGGGCTGCTTTTCCTCAAGGGGGCGCGGTTTCTGGAGGCCGTCCCGTCCCTGGGCCGGGCGGCCCGCCTGCTGCCCCTGGTTGCCGCCCTGGCCGTGACCGGGCTAGGCCTCGTCCTGACCGTCCAAGCCGCAACCGGGCTTGTCGGGCGGTAG